The genomic stretch CTGACGGGGGGCGAGGACCTGCTCTTTGATCAGCCCACGGACAACGCGGCGGCGCTTCGGGCCCGCACGTTGGAGATACGCATGGTGGCCTGGTACTACATGCGCGTCCCCTTCGCGAACTGGGTGATGAGCCGCATGCTGCTGGCCCACTTCCGGCTGCGGCGCTACACGGCGGCCAACCCGCTGATGCCGGTGCAGCGCCGCTCCGCGTGGTGGGGCGAGACGAGCGCCACGCTGGGGCGCGACGGTTGGCCCGGCGGTGATTTGGGCACGCGCATGGTGCGCTGGAGCGACGAGGGACACTTCGTGTTCCCCATCCAGGTCAACGCGGCCATGCGAATGATGACGCCCGTCATGTCCGAGTACTTCATGGGAGGTCCCGCGTGCAATCTCCACGGCTCGTGAGGCACTCGCGGCGAGGCCAGGCGCTGGTGCTGTTCGCGCTGACGCTGCTTCTGCTGACGTTGATGGTGCTGATGACGCTGGGCTTCGGCATGCGCGCCAAGGAGCGCGTCGAAATCCAGATGGCCGCCGACGCGGCCGCCTACAGCCAGGCGGTGGCCACGGCGCGCGCCTTCAACGCCATCGCGGTGATGAACCGCGCCCAGGTGGCGCACATGGTGGCCATGGCCGGCACCCAGTCGCTCATCAGCCACAGCAGCCAGGAATACGCGGCGCACGACGTGGCCTGCCCCGGCTCCATCCCGCCGCCGGTGTGGTTCGCCGCGGACGCGGCCGCCGCCATGCAGGTGCAGCAGCTCCAGGGGCGGGCCGGCAACATGTTCCAGGCCGGGCTCAACATCTACGGCAAGC from Myxococcus xanthus encodes the following:
- a CDS encoding TadE/TadG family type IV pilus assembly protein, with translation MVEARMIHRGTPRTRRQSGQAAVEAALTLPLVVFLVLGTLQLFMMLQARILAQVAAYRAVRAGSINHGNCLPMMHAALVTMLPTVARTDSAENLAAAFSPRRHNQFRVRSSYGRDFNEPLIEIVRESPDAGWAQELTGGEDLLFDQPTDNAAALRARTLEIRMVAWYYMRVPFANWVMSRMLLAHFRLRRYTAANPLMPVQRRSAWWGETSATLGRDGWPGGDLGTRMVRWSDEGHFVFPIQVNAAMRMMTPVMSEYFMGGPACNLHGS